The Arctopsyche grandis isolate Sample6627 chromosome 10, ASM5162203v2, whole genome shotgun sequence genome window below encodes:
- the eIF3a gene encoding eukaryotic translation initiation factor 3 subunit a: MARYGQRPENALKRANEFMEIGKPARALDTLQEVFRNKKWAYNWSESVLEPIMFRYLELCVELRKSHIAKESLFQYRNMFQSVNVGSLENVIRGYLRMAEKRTEAAREQSTQAVVDIDDLDNLATPESILLSAVSGEDSQDRSDRTILTPWVKFLWESYCQCLELLRTNAHVENLYHDIARMAFQFCLKYTRKTEFRKLCDKLRKHLEDICKLTVQTGNVSISKPETQQLNLETRLFQLEHAIQMELWQEAYKAIEDIHNLMNMSKKTPVAKTMANFYTKLALVFWKAGHYLFHAAALLKLFQLSRELKKNVTPDELQKMACRVLVATLSIPLPSLHPEFDRFIEMDKTPAEKAQRLAILLGLQQPPTRASLLKEIVHINVIDLASPDLQNMYNWLEVEFDPLTLCNKAKIVIDALEEDQALSQYVGAMRDVALVRLVRQVAQCYQSIRFTRLIELAVFTDRFHLERLLVDCVRHNDMQIRIDHANKCIHFGVELSEASRESVAEGPFLQEMPSEQVRGQLMRAAEVLTIAAAAVAPHHRRAERDRLRNAAVRHYHETKLGEHQRVLQRHKIIEDRKEYIERLNTVREEEEQRRQEEIARQQMLVEQMRLESEREEREKRRQQSEIQLIRDRHLKEKMQQISQTAHGQKVLKKLDEEDIKKIDADTIAMKEAEELMKEKRELQARLKSQEKRIDYFERAKRIEEIPLLQKSLEEKQVQDKAFWEQQEEERIKQIIQARELDLATAARLKRMMGHKDDFIKRLTAERRSEYAARVQTHQEVMKAEKARRLAARAATRIEERRDDWHVAKEEAAAIKAEEEARQQEEEERRVREAEESERAEKERAIREKREQAEKEHLEMVERAAARQRAREEEIERKRTERDTTTRDAQPSSMWRGSRGAGGGGGEEPPKKAEDPPFKRADEPPFKRADEVPFKKSDEPFKRSEDKKEPWRPRVRATDDAEKPPVDKPREREVREPGEDGGSSWRGARNNDAPDRERREERDTREPRESREPRESREPRESRFPERERFGPRRDERRDDKFERDDRRDDDRPPRREERPAGGGSSWRRGESPPVRDSNPDRVWRFGKDRDGPKDADGPPREGPPRREGFRDRDGPRERDGPREGFRGRGEMPRDRDGPKDREMPKDRDIVRDKDAPRDKDKEPSRKPPVKEEKAPDVDPDDDWQPVKHR; encoded by the exons ATGGCGCGCTACGGGCAGAGGCCCGAGAACGCCCTCAAGCGAGCCAACG AATTTATGGAAATTGGCAAACCAGCTAGGGCCCTAGACACCCTTCAAGAAGTTTTTCGAAACAAAAAATGGGCGTACAATTGGTCGGAGAGCGTTTTGGAGCCGATCATGTTCAGATACTTGGAGCTATGTGTGGAGTTACGCAAATCTCATATAGCCAAAGAAAGTCTGTTTCAATACAGAAACATGTTTCAATCGGTCAACGTTGGCTCTTTAGAAAACGTCATAAG AGGCTATCTCCGTATGGCTGAAAAGCGAACGGAAGCAGCTAGAGAGCAGTCAACTCAAGCAGTAGTCGACATTGACGATCTCGACAATCTGGCTACTCCTGAAAGTATTCTACTTTCCGCCGTGTCCGGCGAGGATTCGCAGGATAGATCTGACCGCACGATTCTCACCCCTTGGGTCAAGTTTCTATGGGAATCGTATTGTCAATGTCTCGAATTATTGAGAACTAACGCCCACGTGGAGAATCTCTATCATGATATTGCAAGGATGGCTTTCCAATTCTGCCTCAAGTACACCCGTAAGACTGAATTCAGGAAGTTGTGTGACAAGCTTCGCAAACATTTAGAAGACATTTGCAAACTAACC gTTCAAACTGGAAATGTGAGTATAAGCAAGCCGGAAACGCAACAACTCAATTTAGAGACGAGACTTTTCCAACTCGAACATGCTATTCAAATGGAGCTGTGGCAG GAAGCGTATAAAGCAATCGAAGACATCCACAATCTAATGAACATGTCTAAGAAGACTCCGGTTGCCAAAACTATGGCTAATTTCTACACCAAGTTGGCTCTCGTTTTCTGGAAGGCCGGACACTACCTATTCCATGCCGCCGCTCTGCTGAAGCTCTTCCAACTGTCTCGTGAGCTCAAGAAGAACGTCACTCCGGATGAGCTACAAAA AATGGCATGTCGAGTGTTGGTAGCTACACTTTCCATTCCTCTTCCATCACTTCATCCAGAGTTCGATCGGTTCATCGAGATGGACAAAACTCCGGCAGAGAAGGCACAACGTTTAGCGATTCTGCTCGGTCTTCAACAGCCTCCGACGAGGGCTTCTCTTTTGAAAG AAATTGTTCATATAAACGTCATCGATCTAGCGTCACCTGACTTACAAAACATGTACAACTGGCTGGAGGTTGAATTCGATCCGCTAACGCTCTGCAATAAAGCGAAAATCGTCATCGACGCTCTGGAAGAAGATCAAG CTTTGTCACAATATGTGGGCGCCATGCGAGATGTTGCCTTGGTACGACTGGTACGTCAAGTCGCTCAATGCTATCAAAGCATCCGATTCACACGTCTAATCGAACTGGCCGTCTTCACCGATCGTTTCCACCTGGAGCGTTTGCTCGTCGACTGTGTGCGACACAACGACATGCAAATACGCATCGATCATGCCAACAA GTGTATTCATTTCGGCGTTGAGCTGAGTGAAGCTTCACGGGAGAGTGTGGCCGAGGGGCCATTCTTGCAAGAGATGCCATCGGAACAAGTGCGCGGACAGCTCATGCGTGCTGCTGAAGTTTTGACTATTGCCGCAGCTGCTGTCGCTCCTCATCACCGTCGAGCTGAACGCGATCGCTTGCGCAATGCGGCCGTGAGACACTATCATGAGACGAAGCTGGGCGAACATCAACGTGTACTCCAGCGTCATAAGATCATCGAGGATAGAAAGGAATACATCGAAAGATTGAACACCGTCCGCGAAGAAGAAGAACAAAG GCGTCAGGAAGAAATTGCTCGACAACAAATGTTGGTGGAGCAAATGCGACTAGAGTCTGAACGAGAAGAACGAGAGAAGCGCCGACAGCAGAGTGAAATTCAACTGATCCGTGATCGTCATCTTAAGGAGAAAATGCAGCAGATCAGTCAAACAGCGCACGGTCAAAAAGTTCTCAAGAAGCTCGATGAAGAA GATATCAAAAAGATCGATGCTGATACGATTGCTATGAAGGAGGCCGAAGAGCTCATGAAGGAAAAGCGTGAACTGCAGGCCAGGCTCAAATCTCAAGAGAAAAGA ATTGACTATTTTGAACGAGCTAAGCGTATTGAAGAAATCCCATTGTTGCAAAAAAGCTTAGAAGAGAAACAAGTTCAAGACAAGGCTTTCTGGGAACAGCAGGAAGAAGAAAGGATCAAACAGATTATTC AGGCTCGTGAATTGGATTTGGCTACTGCTGCTAGGCTGAAACGTATGATGGGTCATAAAGACGACTTCATCAAGAGGCTGACGGCCGAGAGACGATCCGAGTACGCTGCCCGCGTTCAAACACACCAAGAGGTCATGAAAGCTGAAAAGGCTCGACGGCTTGCCGCTCGTGCTGCCACTCGAATTGAAGAACGTCGAgatgat TGGCATGTCGCCAAGGAGGAGGCTGCTGCCATCAAGGCAGAAGAAGAAGCTCGTCagcaagaagaagaagaaaggcGCGTCAGAGAGGCGGAAGAGTCTGAACGTGCTGAAAAAGAGCGTGCTATACGCGAAAAGAGAGAACAGGCTGAAAA AGAACATTTGGAAATGGTTGAGAGGGCTGCTGCAAGGCAAAGAGCTAGAGAAGAGGAAATTGAACGTAAGAGAACTGAGCGTGACACTACAACTCGTGACGCTCAACCTTCGAGTATGTGGCGTGGTAGTCGTGGAGCTGGTGGCGGAGGCGGCGAAGAACCTCCCAAGAAAGCTGAGGATCCTCCCTTCAAAAGAGCTGATGAACCTCCTTTCAAGAGAGCCGATGAAGTTCCGTTCAAAAAAAGCGATGAACCGTTTAAAAGAAGTGAGGATAAAAAGGAACCGTGGAGAC CGCGCGTGCGGGCGACAGACGATGCCGAGAAGCCGCCGGTTGACAAACCTCGTGAACGAGAGGTCCGCGAACCGGGAGAAGATGGTGGAAGTTCGTGGCGCGGTGCAAGAAACAACGACGCTCCTGATAG GGAACGTCGTGAAGAACGTGATACTCGTGAGCCTCGTGAGTCTCGTGAGCCTCGTGAGTCTCGTGAGCCTCGCGAGTCTCGTTTCCCCGAAAGGGAGAGGTTCGGACCGCGCAGAGATGAAAGGCGTGATGATAAATTCGAACGGGATGATAGGCGTGATGATGACCGCCCTCCAAGGAGGGAGGAACGACCCGCAGGAGGCGGCAGCAGTTGGAGACGTGGCGAATCTCCACCA GTTAGAGATAGTAATCCGGATAGGGTGTGGCGATTTGGTAAGGATAGAGATGGACCGAAGGATGCTGACGGACCACCGAGGGAGGGACCGCCGAGACGTGAAGGCTTCAGAGACAGGGATGGTCCCAGGGAAAGAGACGGTCCTAGGGAAGGTTTTCGTGGTCGCGGAGAAATGCCTCGGGACAGGGACGGCCCCAAAGATCGGGAGATGCCTAAAGATAGGGACATAGTGAGGGACAAAGATGCACCTCGCGATAAAGATAAAGAACCTTCCAGAAAACCTCCAGTTAAAGAAGAAAAAG CTCCAGATGTAGATCCAGATGACGATTGGCAGCCGGTGAAACATCGTTGA
- the LOC143918220 gene encoding uncharacterized protein LOC143918220 isoform X1, with protein MPNYNMDTRKVLPVKDHIAVLHNGEAHNQHCVKYSEEEFGLPDWFDEEKYKRGQKYIRENVFSQFTCTLSGLICVLSIPTILDVLVNSQRSSTVITAYRRYISTIFHTFSWYNDELKPGSKSWNSLATVRTRHFRSSMISNSKGYGHISQRDMVFTQYGFFGLGLLCPDKLGMVCGNIDDIEGYTHFWRTIGYMIGIDDKYNLARPSLEETKQVCEYIRNEVYAVHLRNPPEYFHYMIKVLIDAMWFYSPSLREGSFLYFTFWLAGIEGYKFDFKMTKFEIKLVGDSLGSKNVNNNCVTNGDAQSETLTKELGWYNKYLLRILMTLHTSWLTTAFGRMYLNGQTYVTIFLLTYFPFLSIWYFGFKNAFVNMFAEDIAIQAQPLPNRKMFLLKNY; from the exons ATGCCAAACTACAACATGGATACTAGGaaag taTTGCCCGTGAAGGATCATATAGCCGTACTGCACAATGGTGAAGCGCACAATCAGCACTGTGTGAAATATTCGGAAGAAGAGTTCGGACTTCCCGATTGGTTCGACGAGGAGAAATACAAGAG AGGTCAGAAATATATCAGGGAGAATGTGTTTTCTCAGTTCACGTGCACACTCAGCGGTCTGATTTGCGTCCTGTCGATACCGACGATCCTCGATGTCCTGGTGAACTCGCAACGATCTTCAACAGTGATCACCGCCTATAGACGATACATCTCGACGATATTCCACACGTTCTCCTGGTACAACGATGAATTGAAACCGGGATCCAA GTCGTGGAATTCACTGGCAACAGTCCGAACCCGGCATTTTCGTTCAAGCATGATATCGAATTCAAAAGGATACGGGCATATATCACAACGAGACATGGTGTTTACTCAATACGGTTTCTTCGGACTCGGTTTACTGTGTCCGGACAAATTGGGAATGGTTTGTGGCAATATTGACGACATCGAAGGCTACACTCACTTCTGGAGAACCATCGGATACATGATCGGCATCGACGACAA ATACAATCTGGCGAGACCGTCGCTCGAGGAAACCAAGCAAGTGTGCGAATATATCCGCAACGAGGTGTACGCGGTTCATTTGCGCAACCCACCGGAATATTTCCACTATATGATCAAGGTGCTGATTGACGCCATGTGGTTTTATAGTCCGTCGCTTCGCGAAGGCTCCTTCCTTTACTTTACTTTTTGGCTAGCCGGCATCGAAGGCTACAAGTTCGAtttcaaaatgacaaagttCGAGATTAAGCTTGTAGGTGATTCGCTCGGAAGTAAAAATGTCAACAATAATTGCGTAACGAACGGGGACGCGCAGAGTGAGACCCTGACTAAAGAGCTCGGTTGGTACAATAAGTATTTGCTGAGGATTTTGATGACTCTGCACACGAGTTGGTTGACGACGGCCTTCGGAAGGATGTACCTGAACGGCCAGACGTACGTGACCATATTTCTACTTACGTACTTTCCTTTCTTGAGTATTTGGTATTTTGGATTTAAGAATGCCTTTGTTAATATGTTTGCTGAAGATATTGCTATTCAGGCGCAGCCTTTGCCAAatagaaaaatgtttttacttaaaaattattaa
- the LOC143918220 gene encoding uncharacterized protein LOC143918220 isoform X2 — protein MVLPVKDHIAVLHNGEAHNQHCVKYSEEEFGLPDWFDEEKYKRGQKYIRENVFSQFTCTLSGLICVLSIPTILDVLVNSQRSSTVITAYRRYISTIFHTFSWYNDELKPGSKSWNSLATVRTRHFRSSMISNSKGYGHISQRDMVFTQYGFFGLGLLCPDKLGMVCGNIDDIEGYTHFWRTIGYMIGIDDKYNLARPSLEETKQVCEYIRNEVYAVHLRNPPEYFHYMIKVLIDAMWFYSPSLREGSFLYFTFWLAGIEGYKFDFKMTKFEIKLVGDSLGSKNVNNNCVTNGDAQSETLTKELGWYNKYLLRILMTLHTSWLTTAFGRMYLNGQTYVTIFLLTYFPFLSIWYFGFKNAFVNMFAEDIAIQAQPLPNRKMFLLKNY, from the exons atgg taTTGCCCGTGAAGGATCATATAGCCGTACTGCACAATGGTGAAGCGCACAATCAGCACTGTGTGAAATATTCGGAAGAAGAGTTCGGACTTCCCGATTGGTTCGACGAGGAGAAATACAAGAG AGGTCAGAAATATATCAGGGAGAATGTGTTTTCTCAGTTCACGTGCACACTCAGCGGTCTGATTTGCGTCCTGTCGATACCGACGATCCTCGATGTCCTGGTGAACTCGCAACGATCTTCAACAGTGATCACCGCCTATAGACGATACATCTCGACGATATTCCACACGTTCTCCTGGTACAACGATGAATTGAAACCGGGATCCAA GTCGTGGAATTCACTGGCAACAGTCCGAACCCGGCATTTTCGTTCAAGCATGATATCGAATTCAAAAGGATACGGGCATATATCACAACGAGACATGGTGTTTACTCAATACGGTTTCTTCGGACTCGGTTTACTGTGTCCGGACAAATTGGGAATGGTTTGTGGCAATATTGACGACATCGAAGGCTACACTCACTTCTGGAGAACCATCGGATACATGATCGGCATCGACGACAA ATACAATCTGGCGAGACCGTCGCTCGAGGAAACCAAGCAAGTGTGCGAATATATCCGCAACGAGGTGTACGCGGTTCATTTGCGCAACCCACCGGAATATTTCCACTATATGATCAAGGTGCTGATTGACGCCATGTGGTTTTATAGTCCGTCGCTTCGCGAAGGCTCCTTCCTTTACTTTACTTTTTGGCTAGCCGGCATCGAAGGCTACAAGTTCGAtttcaaaatgacaaagttCGAGATTAAGCTTGTAGGTGATTCGCTCGGAAGTAAAAATGTCAACAATAATTGCGTAACGAACGGGGACGCGCAGAGTGAGACCCTGACTAAAGAGCTCGGTTGGTACAATAAGTATTTGCTGAGGATTTTGATGACTCTGCACACGAGTTGGTTGACGACGGCCTTCGGAAGGATGTACCTGAACGGCCAGACGTACGTGACCATATTTCTACTTACGTACTTTCCTTTCTTGAGTATTTGGTATTTTGGATTTAAGAATGCCTTTGTTAATATGTTTGCTGAAGATATTGCTATTCAGGCGCAGCCTTTGCCAAatagaaaaatgtttttacttaaaaattattaa